A single region of the Streptomyces virginiae genome encodes:
- a CDS encoding sensor histidine kinase, which produces MSDEPRTRPRGRTRAHIRTSSAAGARVPGALARLALVLRTPAGAAQPLFAQAPKRWQRAMPFLVVGVFVVTLLPVTITVLSEDYGVGGGWAGALGVAQTVPLLLALTRPLHAWIVVLAADTVAAVLLIGADKVAGHSWPWPPMTIVGYLVLMACLGLREPVRTLVGVWLATGVVGTVLGFSQPAGVTNTNALLFVLGGVMLVLTGALRGLGDAQQRVAEQESISEAERSRRTLLEERARIARELHDVVAHHMSVITVQADSAPYRVPGMSEPVREEFAAIAASARESLGEMRRLLTVLRGDGANGAGSSDGADGERAPQPGIDRLQQLVEATVRAGQPVELSLAAGAAGAAPPAVDLSAYRIVQEALANVVRHAPGAPTRVSVTVDEDEVLVLVVNGPARDAVVELESSGTGHGLVGMRERVRLTGGTLDTGPLPDGGFRVAARLPLHDPTEDPS; this is translated from the coding sequence ATGAGCGACGAACCCCGCACCCGGCCGCGCGGCCGGACCCGCGCGCACATCCGTACGTCCTCGGCGGCCGGTGCCCGGGTGCCCGGCGCGCTGGCACGGCTCGCCCTGGTGCTGCGCACGCCGGCCGGGGCGGCGCAACCCTTGTTCGCGCAGGCGCCCAAGCGGTGGCAGCGGGCGATGCCGTTCCTCGTCGTCGGCGTCTTCGTCGTCACCCTGCTGCCGGTGACGATCACGGTGCTGTCCGAGGACTACGGGGTCGGTGGCGGCTGGGCGGGCGCGCTGGGAGTGGCGCAGACCGTGCCGCTGCTCCTCGCGCTGACCCGGCCGCTCCACGCCTGGATCGTCGTCCTGGCCGCCGACACCGTCGCCGCGGTGCTGCTCATCGGTGCCGACAAGGTCGCCGGGCATTCCTGGCCGTGGCCGCCGATGACCATCGTGGGCTATCTGGTCCTGATGGCCTGCCTGGGGCTGCGCGAGCCCGTGCGGACCCTGGTCGGGGTGTGGCTGGCGACCGGTGTCGTCGGTACGGTCCTGGGCTTCTCCCAGCCCGCGGGCGTGACGAACACCAACGCTCTGCTCTTCGTGCTCGGCGGGGTCATGCTCGTCCTGACGGGCGCGCTGCGGGGACTCGGCGACGCGCAGCAGCGGGTCGCCGAACAGGAGAGCATCAGTGAGGCGGAGCGGTCCCGGCGCACCTTGCTGGAGGAACGGGCGCGGATCGCCCGCGAGTTGCACGACGTGGTGGCCCACCACATGTCGGTGATCACCGTTCAGGCCGATTCGGCACCGTACCGGGTGCCGGGCATGTCCGAGCCCGTACGGGAGGAGTTCGCGGCGATCGCGGCGAGCGCGCGGGAGTCGCTGGGCGAGATGCGGCGGCTGCTCACCGTGCTGCGCGGCGACGGCGCGAACGGGGCGGGTTCCTCGGACGGCGCCGACGGTGAGCGCGCCCCGCAGCCGGGGATCGACCGGCTCCAGCAGCTGGTGGAGGCGACCGTACGGGCCGGGCAGCCGGTGGAGTTGTCGCTGGCGGCCGGGGCGGCCGGGGCGGCTCCACCGGCGGTGGACCTGTCGGCGTACCGGATCGTGCAGGAGGCGCTGGCCAATGTGGTGCGGCACGCGCCCGGCGCCCCGACCCGGGTCTCGGTGACGGTGGACGAGGACGAGGTCCTCGTGCTGGTGGTCAACGGTCCGGCCCGGGATGCCGTGGTGGAGCTGGAGAGTTCGGGCACGGGGCACGGTCTGGTGGGGATGCGCGAGCGCGTACGGTTGACCGGCGGGACGCTCGACACGGGTCCGCTGCCCGACGGCGGCTTCCGGGTCGCCGCCCGGCTGCCCTTGCACGATCCGACCGAGGACCCCAGTTGA
- a CDS encoding PIG-L family deacetylase, which translates to MTDRPLTLMAVHAHPDDEATGTGGVLARYAAEGIRTVLVTCTDGGCGDGPGGVKPGDPGHDPAAVALMRRQELEASCEVLNIGDLELLDYADSGMMGWPSNDAPGSFWKTPVEEGAARLAALMRQYRPDVVVTYDENGFYGHPDHIQAHRITMAALEMTDLTPKVYWTTMPRSAMERFGKIMREFGEDMPEPDPAEAAALADIGLPDDEISTWVDTTAFSGQKFDALAAHASQGENIFFLRMGKERFGELMGMETFVRVQDPTGADLPENDLFAGLR; encoded by the coding sequence ATGACCGACCGGCCTTTGACGCTCATGGCAGTGCACGCCCACCCCGACGACGAGGCCACCGGAACCGGAGGAGTCCTCGCGCGGTACGCGGCGGAGGGCATCCGTACGGTTCTCGTGACGTGTACCGACGGCGGTTGCGGAGACGGGCCGGGAGGTGTGAAGCCGGGGGATCCCGGGCACGACCCGGCGGCCGTCGCCCTGATGCGCCGACAAGAACTCGAGGCGAGCTGTGAGGTCCTGAACATCGGTGACCTGGAGCTGCTGGACTACGCCGACTCCGGGATGATGGGCTGGCCGAGCAACGACGCTCCTGGATCCTTCTGGAAGACCCCCGTGGAGGAAGGCGCCGCCCGGCTCGCGGCCCTCATGCGGCAGTACCGGCCCGACGTGGTCGTCACCTACGACGAGAACGGCTTCTACGGCCACCCCGACCACATCCAGGCCCACCGCATCACCATGGCGGCGCTCGAGATGACCGACCTGACACCGAAGGTGTACTGGACGACGATGCCGCGCTCGGCGATGGAGCGGTTCGGCAAGATCATGCGCGAGTTCGGTGAGGACATGCCGGAGCCGGACCCCGCCGAGGCCGCCGCCCTGGCCGACATCGGCCTCCCCGACGACGAGATCTCCACCTGGGTGGACACCACCGCGTTCAGCGGTCAGAAGTTCGACGCGCTGGCCGCACACGCCAGTCAGGGCGAGAACATCTTCTTCCTCAGGATGGGCAAGGAGAGGTTCGGCGAGCTGATGGGCATGGAGACCTTCGTCAGGGTCCAGGACCCCACCGGCGCGGACCTACCCGAGAACGATCTCTTCGCCGGCCTGCGCTGA
- a CDS encoding trypsin-like peptidase domain-containing protein, with translation MRRTLTMAAVVAALLVPAGPLPVAEAVGGAVPVAVGRWSAREAQAFWTAERMASAAPLPPGPPDSADPAPPELPEPQELPEPQEPAEPVEPVEPVEPAEEIPVATRPPTPTGLPLPSAPPAATPAPTPAPAPTPAATAAPTPTRAPAPPTPAPLPAPARAAVAPLPALTPGIGQNFDGIPVAGRMFLVKDGGAYFCTASVVSSPGRNLVLSAGHCLLGSDTQQVAFVPQYTRAKPQPYGMFPVLRDAGGHSKIWIDPRYRSQGVDRAATLDVAFAQVGPNSRGFPVETVVGGNRLVTGAAYAQARVTLIGHPASAARPRVCVNRTTKFTSADARIPGSFLRINCTGYPGGTSGGPFLTRYDARTGTGDVVGVIGGWKTGGDKADTSYSSYFGADIRKLYEKAVAGAKAGR, from the coding sequence ATGCGACGTACGTTGACGATGGCCGCGGTGGTGGCCGCCCTGCTGGTGCCGGCCGGACCGCTGCCCGTGGCCGAGGCCGTGGGCGGCGCCGTCCCGGTGGCCGTCGGCCGCTGGTCGGCGCGTGAGGCGCAGGCCTTCTGGACCGCGGAACGGATGGCCTCCGCCGCCCCGTTGCCCCCCGGGCCGCCCGACAGCGCCGATCCCGCGCCGCCGGAGCTGCCCGAACCGCAGGAACTGCCCGAACCGCAGGAGCCGGCCGAACCCGTCGAGCCCGTCGAGCCCGTCGAACCGGCCGAGGAGATCCCGGTCGCCACGCGGCCCCCCACCCCGACCGGGCTGCCGCTGCCGTCCGCGCCCCCGGCCGCCACACCCGCCCCCACGCCCGCTCCCGCCCCCACTCCGGCCGCCACCGCCGCTCCCACGCCCACCCGCGCGCCGGCGCCCCCGACCCCGGCTCCGCTTCCGGCACCGGCGCGCGCGGCCGTCGCGCCGTTGCCCGCCCTCACCCCCGGCATCGGGCAGAACTTCGACGGGATCCCGGTCGCCGGCCGGATGTTCCTGGTGAAGGACGGCGGGGCCTACTTCTGCACCGCGAGCGTGGTCTCCTCCCCCGGCCGCAACCTGGTGCTCAGCGCGGGGCACTGCCTGCTCGGCTCCGACACCCAGCAGGTGGCCTTCGTACCGCAGTACACGCGGGCGAAGCCTCAGCCGTACGGCATGTTCCCGGTCCTGCGCGACGCGGGCGGGCACTCGAAGATCTGGATCGACCCGCGCTACCGCTCCCAGGGCGTCGACCGCGCGGCCACCCTCGACGTGGCCTTCGCCCAGGTCGGTCCGAACTCCCGCGGCTTCCCGGTGGAGACCGTGGTCGGCGGGAACCGGCTGGTGACCGGCGCCGCTTACGCCCAGGCACGGGTCACGTTGATCGGTCACCCGGCCTCCGCCGCCCGGCCCCGCGTGTGCGTCAACCGGACGACGAAGTTCACCAGCGCCGACGCGCGGATCCCGGGATCGTTCCTGCGCATCAACTGCACCGGCTATCCCGGCGGGACCAGCGGTGGCCCGTTCCTCACCCGCTACGACGCGCGCACCGGGACCGGTGACGTGGTGGGGGTCATCGGCGGCTGGAAGACCGGCGGGGACAAGGCCGACACCTCGTACAGCTCCTACTTCGGCGCGGACATCAGGAAGTTGTACGAGAAGGCGGTTGCCGGGGCGAAGGCGGGGCGGTGA
- a CDS encoding AEC family transporter — MGGAAALEKLVPVLLAFGGGVLLARRKIVPAEASKVFSDYAFLFAVPCYLFGNIYVSDLGALFNWRAIGGYAGAAALAVVTVAVVAVAHGLREPRDVALRVMAGVQVNTAYFAVPVFITVFGTAAPIFPILLFQVCVLSLVVIALMELGRAGAEAGGPGRRLARAVGASLATPLVLACNAGILLNLLSVRIPAVVLDGAAFVGDSASPVALFALGLHLGGLGLDLRGTTREEYALIGFKCLVFPLLTWAVCGPLVGVRGEWLAYLVLIAAMPTPQNLFIFAQRYDVGVDLSASIVIKSSLVSLLLLPLWLQTVVV; from the coding sequence ATGGGTGGCGCTGCGGCGTTGGAGAAACTGGTGCCGGTGCTGCTGGCGTTCGGCGGCGGGGTGCTGCTCGCCCGGCGGAAGATCGTGCCGGCCGAGGCCTCCAAGGTCTTCTCCGACTACGCGTTCCTCTTCGCCGTCCCCTGCTACCTCTTCGGCAACATCTACGTCAGCGACCTCGGGGCCCTGTTCAACTGGCGGGCGATCGGCGGCTACGCCGGGGCCGCCGCCCTCGCCGTGGTGACGGTGGCCGTCGTGGCGGTCGCCCACGGTCTGCGCGAGCCTCGCGACGTGGCGCTGCGCGTGATGGCGGGAGTCCAGGTGAACACCGCCTACTTCGCCGTCCCCGTCTTCATCACCGTGTTCGGGACGGCGGCGCCGATCTTCCCGATCCTGCTGTTCCAGGTCTGCGTCCTGTCCCTGGTCGTCATCGCCCTCATGGAACTGGGCCGCGCGGGCGCGGAGGCCGGCGGCCCGGGCCGCCGCCTCGCCCGCGCCGTCGGCGCCTCGCTCGCGACCCCACTGGTCCTCGCCTGCAACGCGGGGATCCTGCTCAATCTGCTCTCCGTACGGATCCCGGCGGTCGTCCTGGACGGCGCCGCGTTCGTCGGGGACAGCGCCTCCCCGGTGGCCCTGTTCGCCCTCGGCCTCCACCTGGGCGGCCTCGGCCTCGACCTGCGGGGCACCACGCGCGAGGAGTACGCCCTCATAGGCTTCAAGTGCCTGGTGTTCCCGCTGCTGACCTGGGCGGTGTGCGGGCCGCTCGTCGGCGTGCGGGGCGAGTGGCTGGCGTACCTCGTCCTGATCGCGGCGATGCCGACGCCGCAGAACCTGTTCATCTTCGCCCAGCGCTACGACGTCGGCGTCGACCTCTCCGCGTCGATCGTGATCAAGAGTTCGCTGGTGTCGCTCCTGCTGTTGCCCCTGTGGCTGCAGACTGTGGTCGTATGA
- a CDS encoding HXXEE domain-containing protein, with the protein MNADTPADIPAGADDFGPSIAPSAVTLGLLAAWAVHDLEEMATMARWTRTRVPALRERHPRVPDRVWRSLEAVDGREFATAVAVMGLVVAAASADGYRTGGRSAFYQASLNGFGLHGLVHVAQAAATRGYTPGVVTSPLLVVPFTLWARGRLRRAGVLRPTRARDIASGLALAGAATAVSHAVARRIHRATSAS; encoded by the coding sequence ATGAACGCCGATACCCCTGCCGACATCCCTGCCGGCGCCGACGATTTCGGGCCTTCCATAGCGCCGAGCGCCGTCACCTTAGGACTGCTCGCCGCCTGGGCCGTGCACGACCTCGAAGAAATGGCCACCATGGCGCGCTGGACCCGGACCCGGGTCCCCGCCCTGCGCGAGCGCCACCCCCGAGTACCCGACCGGGTCTGGCGGAGCCTGGAAGCGGTGGACGGCCGCGAGTTCGCCACCGCGGTCGCCGTGATGGGACTCGTCGTCGCGGCCGCCTCCGCCGACGGGTACCGCACCGGCGGGCGCTCCGCCTTCTACCAGGCCTCGCTGAACGGCTTCGGCCTGCACGGGCTCGTCCACGTCGCGCAGGCCGCCGCCACCCGCGGCTACACCCCCGGCGTGGTCACCTCACCGCTGCTCGTCGTCCCCTTCACCCTGTGGGCGCGCGGCCGGCTGCGCCGTGCCGGCGTCCTGCGGCCCACGCGGGCGCGCGACATCGCCTCGGGCCTGGCCCTCGCCGGCGCGGCCACCGCCGTCTCGCACGCCGTGGCCCGGCGGATCCACCGGGCCACGTCCGCCTCGTAG
- a CDS encoding IucA/IucC family protein, whose translation MHLSPSPAEEAVAAEVADVRPSLGPSYAAALDGARAAVLTRLWRALAFEPLPWVVGRAHTPDGLALLLAGGARLEGPQPDPYATEPYVSELLLDGRPHRQAARLVTALGVPHGEQFAAELDACTASLALSRAGRPGGEERAPRSTWEWEQRVVDGHPYHPNCRSRPGFSVAEQLAYAPEHRPVVELGLVAVRAEECLVTGDWPQELRDAGRVLVPVHPWQAAHVLKHERVRPGAAGFAAHPLMALRTLAPVDGGAHVKTALSARLTSSVRDISVYSIETAAAVSAFAQDLSERLDGRLHITRTLGATTAYSPDLAAVLREPPEVYADAAAGERVLPVAALASFGPARSTAWRAEFARLALSVCLRVLELGVALEAHGQNLLVVVSADGAPLRLVYRDLADIRISPIRLAQHGLPVPPLSGRLVTDDVSVLRRKLFGSLLTGALGATAGSAGAFAEALAEVAALPATSDTGALLTGPLPTKALTLMRLSPGVPGDQWAELPNPLVGG comes from the coding sequence ATGCATCTTTCCCCCTCCCCCGCCGAAGAGGCCGTGGCCGCCGAAGTGGCCGACGTACGCCCGTCGCTCGGACCCTCGTACGCCGCCGCCCTCGACGGTGCCCGGGCGGCCGTGCTGACCCGGCTGTGGCGGGCCCTGGCCTTCGAACCGCTGCCCTGGGTCGTGGGCCGCGCGCACACGCCCGACGGCCTGGCGCTGCTGCTGGCCGGGGGTGCCCGGCTGGAGGGCCCGCAGCCGGATCCGTACGCGACCGAGCCCTACGTGAGCGAGTTGCTGCTCGACGGCAGGCCCCACCGGCAGGCCGCGCGGCTGGTGACGGCCCTCGGGGTGCCGCACGGGGAACAGTTCGCCGCCGAGCTGGACGCCTGCACCGCCTCCCTCGCACTGTCGCGGGCCGGCCGGCCCGGCGGGGAGGAGCGGGCCCCGCGGAGCACCTGGGAGTGGGAGCAGCGGGTGGTCGACGGGCATCCCTACCATCCGAACTGCCGGTCCCGGCCCGGTTTCTCGGTGGCCGAGCAGTTGGCGTACGCCCCCGAGCACCGGCCGGTGGTGGAGCTCGGGCTGGTCGCCGTACGGGCCGAGGAATGCCTGGTCACCGGCGACTGGCCACAGGAGCTGCGGGACGCGGGGCGGGTCCTGGTCCCCGTGCACCCGTGGCAGGCGGCGCACGTCCTGAAGCACGAGCGGGTGCGGCCGGGAGCCGCCGGTTTCGCGGCGCATCCGCTGATGGCCCTGCGTACCCTGGCTCCCGTCGACGGCGGGGCGCACGTGAAGACCGCGCTGAGTGCCCGCCTGACCTCGTCCGTGCGGGACATCTCCGTCTACTCCATCGAGACGGCGGCGGCCGTCTCCGCCTTCGCCCAGGACCTGTCCGAACGGCTCGACGGCCGGCTGCACATCACCCGGACCCTGGGCGCCACGACCGCGTACAGCCCGGACCTGGCGGCCGTCCTGCGTGAGCCGCCGGAGGTGTACGCGGATGCCGCCGCCGGTGAGCGGGTGCTTCCGGTGGCGGCCCTGGCGTCCTTCGGGCCGGCGCGCTCGACGGCCTGGCGGGCCGAGTTCGCCCGGCTCGCGCTCTCGGTGTGTCTGCGGGTGCTGGAGCTCGGGGTGGCGCTGGAGGCGCACGGCCAGAACCTCCTGGTCGTGGTCTCGGCCGACGGCGCCCCGCTGCGGCTGGTCTACCGCGACCTCGCCGACATCCGGATCAGCCCGATTCGGCTGGCCCAACACGGCCTGCCGGTGCCGCCGCTGTCCGGCAGGCTGGTCACGGACGACGTGAGCGTGCTGCGGCGCAAGCTGTTCGGGTCCCTGCTGACGGGAGCGCTCGGCGCAACGGCCGGCTCGGCCGGAGCCTTCGCCGAGGCCCTCGCGGAGGTGGCCGCGCTGCCGGCCACCTCGGACACCGGGGCGCTGCTGACCGGGCCGCTGCCGACCAAGGCGCTGACCTTGATGCGGCTGAGCCCGGGGGTTCCGGGCGATCAGTGGGCGGAACTGCCCAATCCGCTGGTCGGGGGGTGA
- a CDS encoding class I SAM-dependent DNA methyltransferase, translated as MTETSYLSSVRASYDAVAVDYARLFRTELDGKPLDRAMLAAFAEYVREDSGGGGRAVADLGCGPGRVTAHLNELGVRAFGVDLSPAMVAVARRTYPGLRFEVGSMAALDVADGVLGGVLAWYSTVHTPPSELPALFAEFARVLAPGGHLLIAFMAGDDLFRLDHAYGHAVDLDVYRTPPELIADRLAGSGLTETARLLRKPGPDESSPHGFLLARKS; from the coding sequence ATGACAGAGACCTCGTACCTCAGCTCCGTGCGGGCGTCCTACGACGCCGTCGCCGTCGACTACGCACGGCTGTTCCGTACGGAACTGGACGGAAAGCCGCTGGATCGGGCCATGTTGGCGGCCTTCGCCGAATACGTGCGCGAGGACTCGGGCGGCGGGGGCCGGGCGGTGGCCGACCTGGGTTGCGGACCGGGCCGGGTGACGGCGCACCTGAACGAGCTCGGCGTACGGGCCTTCGGCGTCGACCTGTCCCCGGCGATGGTGGCGGTGGCCCGCCGGACGTATCCGGGGCTGCGGTTCGAGGTGGGGTCGATGGCTGCCCTGGACGTGGCCGACGGGGTCCTCGGCGGGGTGCTGGCCTGGTACTCCACCGTGCACACCCCGCCCTCGGAGCTGCCGGCGTTGTTCGCGGAGTTCGCCCGGGTGCTGGCGCCGGGCGGCCATCTTCTGATCGCCTTCATGGCGGGCGACGACCTGTTCCGGCTGGACCACGCGTACGGGCACGCGGTCGACCTCGACGTGTACCGGACACCGCCCGAGCTGATCGCCGACCGGCTGGCGGGGTCGGGACTGACGGAGACGGCCCGGCTCCTGCGGAAGCCGGGCCCCGACGAGAGCTCCCCCCACGGCTTCTTGCTGGCACGCAAGAGCTAG
- a CDS encoding IucA/IucC family protein, producing MDRMESVDLNAAADAYAAAPLLNCLLREVAEPAGGDGAGSGGDVRVHRLRGSGRLLRVRGGRRPGHPELRAADRWQPLSHTELAKLVSDELGRFTGVPNDELPVEITDSRDAIAALLAARAAADPPADPYLLSEQSLVMGHPHHPAPKARGGAPAGSWLPYAPEAYARFPLVFLGLREDQVVEEGGPAASAAIDALADALDGPRAPAGYRLLPAHPWQLDLVGDRPAVREAFADGRLLRLGASRRPAWPTASIRTLYVPDAAADVFVKFSLDVRITNDVRRLWRHDLLKLRRTDAAVEAGFAALRRTGSAAAWLPDRGYRTAAFAFEELAVLVRDGLRAHTVPGATPLLAAALAEGYPGSPPAGTTDPLRWWRAYLRQVVPPVLELFARHGIVLEAHLQNTLVAVDADGLPAQALFRDAEGVKLPADLPRAAAWQRLVYCLVVNNLMEIAGALAGDHPDIEPHLWPAAREEFLRHGTRELPEIAELLAAASLPGKTNLLLRWTRADGADARYLPLPNPLRGQGSARTGPAGAAEPNP from the coding sequence ATGGACCGAATGGAATCAGTGGACCTCAACGCCGCCGCCGACGCGTACGCCGCCGCACCGCTCCTGAACTGCCTGCTCAGGGAAGTGGCCGAACCCGCCGGGGGAGACGGGGCAGGCTCGGGAGGGGACGTGCGCGTCCACCGGCTGCGCGGCAGCGGACGGCTGCTCCGGGTGCGCGGCGGACGCCGGCCCGGACACCCCGAGCTGCGGGCGGCGGACCGCTGGCAGCCGCTCAGCCACACCGAACTGGCCAAACTCGTCTCCGACGAACTGGGCCGGTTCACCGGTGTCCCCAACGACGAGCTCCCCGTCGAGATCACCGACAGCCGCGACGCGATCGCCGCGCTGCTGGCCGCCCGGGCCGCCGCCGACCCGCCGGCGGACCCGTACCTGCTCTCCGAACAGTCCCTCGTGATGGGCCACCCGCACCACCCCGCCCCCAAGGCCCGCGGCGGAGCACCGGCCGGGAGCTGGTTGCCGTACGCGCCCGAGGCCTACGCCCGGTTCCCGCTGGTCTTCCTGGGGCTGCGCGAGGACCAGGTCGTGGAGGAGGGCGGCCCGGCCGCCTCGGCCGCGATCGACGCCCTCGCCGACGCCCTCGACGGGCCGCGCGCTCCCGCCGGGTACCGGCTGCTGCCCGCCCACCCCTGGCAGCTCGACCTGGTCGGCGACCGGCCCGCGGTGCGCGAGGCCTTCGCCGACGGGCGACTGCTGCGGCTCGGCGCGAGCCGGCGGCCGGCCTGGCCGACCGCATCGATCCGGACCCTGTACGTACCGGACGCGGCCGCCGACGTCTTCGTGAAGTTCAGCCTGGACGTGCGGATCACCAACGACGTGCGCCGACTGTGGCGCCACGACCTGCTCAAGCTGCGCCGTACCGACGCGGCCGTCGAGGCCGGTTTCGCCGCGCTGCGCCGGACCGGCTCGGCCGCGGCCTGGCTCCCCGACCGCGGCTACCGCACCGCCGCCTTCGCCTTCGAGGAGCTGGCCGTCCTGGTCCGCGACGGCCTGCGCGCCCACACCGTGCCGGGAGCCACCCCGCTGCTGGCCGCCGCGCTCGCCGAGGGCTACCCCGGGAGCCCGCCCGCGGGGACCACCGACCCGCTCCGCTGGTGGCGGGCGTACCTGCGCCAGGTCGTACCGCCGGTGCTGGAGCTGTTCGCCCGGCACGGCATCGTGTTGGAGGCCCACCTCCAGAACACCCTGGTCGCCGTCGACGCGGACGGTCTGCCGGCGCAGGCCCTCTTCCGGGACGCGGAAGGGGTCAAGCTGCCGGCGGACCTGCCGCGGGCGGCCGCCTGGCAGCGCCTGGTCTACTGCCTGGTCGTCAACAACCTGATGGAGATCGCGGGAGCGCTGGCCGGCGACCATCCGGACATCGAGCCGCACCTGTGGCCGGCCGCACGGGAGGAGTTCCTGCGTCACGGGACCCGTGAACTCCCCGAGATCGCGGAGCTGCTCGCCGCCGCGAGCCTGCCGGGCAAGACCAACCTGCTGCTGCGCTGGACGCGGGCGGACGGAGCGGACGCCCGCTACCTCCCGCTGCCCAACCCGCTGCGCGGCCAGGGGTCGGCTCGTACGGGTCCAGCAGGGGCCGCCGAACCGAATCCCTGA
- a CDS encoding FAD-binding oxidoreductase, which yields MSLNRRQVLGSAAAAVLATVGAAARTPDYGALARGIDGRVVLPGEPDYPEARRLFQPRYDTVAPAAVAYPAHAGDVAVCLDFARRTGAPVVPRGGGHSYAGWSTRSAGLVVDTGTMVAVSVDGDGDAESGGVRVGAGARLGDVHAALAGRGRSVPTGLCPSVGIAGLTLGGGLGLHARAYGTTADRLTGARVVTPDGIVREVSAERDPELFWALRGGGGGNFGVVTEFRFRTHPVGACAYAELHWPGGDSAAVLRGWQRWLAGLPDPFWSQVEFTVEVGAAAVAAPAVRVVCLDGRPELERQLTRLSDLVGGAPRDSWITVRSHEDTVRAMSGCPELSPAQCRLPGVLPGRDPQGRLGRDSYAARSDFWAGGGLPDAAIAAVLDAVRRYGASAPPGGLGVVQFDGVCGGAVNRVPAGSTAFVHRDSLFLTQYLAYWPESAPAAEVARHQGWLDGLWQDLRPWAGGRAYQNYIDPKLTGWREAYYGPNLARLQEVRRVHDPDRLFRFPQAV from the coding sequence ATGAGCCTCAATCGCCGCCAGGTGCTGGGCAGCGCGGCCGCGGCCGTCCTCGCCACCGTCGGGGCAGCGGCCCGGACCCCCGACTACGGTGCGCTGGCACGCGGGATCGACGGACGCGTGGTGCTCCCCGGGGAGCCGGACTACCCGGAGGCCCGCCGGCTGTTCCAGCCCCGCTACGACACCGTCGCCCCGGCCGCGGTGGCCTATCCCGCGCACGCCGGGGACGTGGCCGTCTGCCTGGACTTCGCCCGCCGCACCGGCGCGCCCGTGGTCCCGCGCGGCGGCGGGCACAGCTACGCCGGCTGGTCCACGCGATCCGCCGGGCTGGTCGTGGACACCGGAACCATGGTCGCCGTGTCGGTCGACGGCGACGGCGACGCCGAGAGCGGCGGCGTACGGGTCGGCGCCGGTGCCCGGCTCGGGGACGTGCACGCGGCCCTCGCCGGGCGCGGCCGATCCGTCCCGACCGGGCTGTGCCCCTCCGTCGGCATCGCCGGACTCACCCTCGGCGGCGGCCTGGGCCTGCACGCGCGGGCCTACGGGACCACCGCCGACCGGCTCACCGGGGCCCGGGTGGTCACCCCCGACGGGATCGTCCGTGAAGTCTCCGCCGAACGCGATCCGGAGCTGTTCTGGGCGCTGCGCGGCGGGGGCGGCGGCAATTTCGGCGTGGTCACCGAATTCCGCTTCCGCACGCATCCGGTCGGCGCGTGCGCCTACGCCGAACTCCACTGGCCCGGCGGTGACTCCGCGGCCGTGCTGCGCGGCTGGCAGCGCTGGCTGGCCGGGCTGCCGGACCCCTTCTGGAGCCAGGTGGAGTTCACCGTCGAGGTGGGCGCCGCAGCCGTGGCGGCACCGGCTGTGCGGGTGGTGTGCCTCGACGGGCGCCCGGAGCTGGAACGGCAGTTGACCCGGCTGTCCGACCTGGTCGGCGGGGCGCCGCGGGACAGCTGGATCACCGTACGCAGCCACGAGGACACCGTCCGGGCCATGTCCGGCTGCCCCGAGCTGAGCCCGGCCCAGTGCCGACTGCCCGGCGTTCTGCCCGGCCGGGACCCGCAGGGACGGCTCGGGCGGGACTCGTACGCCGCCCGGTCCGACTTCTGGGCGGGCGGCGGGCTGCCCGACGCGGCGATCGCCGCGGTCCTGGACGCCGTACGACGGTACGGGGCGAGCGCTCCCCCGGGTGGCCTGGGCGTGGTGCAGTTCGACGGGGTCTGCGGGGGCGCGGTGAACCGCGTCCCGGCCGGCTCCACCGCCTTCGTGCACCGCGACAGCCTCTTCCTCACCCAGTACCTGGCCTACTGGCCCGAGTCCGCACCGGCCGCCGAGGTGGCCCGGCACCAGGGCTGGCTCGACGGACTCTGGCAGGACCTGCGCCCCTGGGCGGGCGGCCGCGCCTACCAGAACTACATCGACCCGAAGCTCACCGGCTGGCGCGAGGCCTACTACGGCCCGAACCTCGCGCGCCTGCAGGAGGTCCGGCGTGTCCACGACCCGGACCGGCTCTTCCGTTTCCCCCAGGCCGTTTAG